A genomic stretch from Chromatiales bacterium includes:
- a CDS encoding AAA family ATPase — MYEHYFNLSENPFTLAPNPRYFYLSEQHREALAHLQYGLNENGGFILLTGEVGTGKTTAWRCLVENLPADIDLAIVLNPRLNEIELLETICDELGITYEQGSGIKNLSDKLNRHLLETYANHRRTIVIVEEAQNLSTEVLEQLRLLTNLETNESKLLQIILIGQPELSDKIAAPELRQLRQRIIARFHLKPFAAKDVRAYINHRLSIAGASPRLYSDAAVRRLVKHSRGIPRVINLICDRALLGCYSEERGYVDATMIDRAAKEVLGQPIHPLHKQSGKPTIYNNNFVRPAVAAVGAVAIIAVAALLAPPYFPILFNDNRLSGNMVEHSLDIMESGLDKIGLANMVETMREDDDVIANDVQPTDTATAENGTIKTATYRVALDLSEPSESATASAPWQNSLAIAARQQDPYRTLFNLWNINLPEMLEQSPCEYALRHQLDCWHRRGNISSIKRVNRPALLKMISTEGQLFQAVLKSINGANQLQLTAANKTIEINENELDDVWTGEYTLLWKRPQNYRDTIYPGDTDQTVGWLTEQFTSLPGYGPPIAESSFYDYDLESRIRLLQKRCGLFVDGLIGKETLIKINTLTGKPPQLQSGEGCLGVG; from the coding sequence ATGTACGAGCACTATTTTAATCTAAGCGAAAACCCGTTTACGCTTGCGCCCAACCCACGTTATTTTTATTTAAGCGAGCAGCATCGTGAGGCTTTAGCCCATCTGCAATACGGTTTGAACGAAAACGGCGGATTTATACTGCTGACCGGCGAGGTCGGTACTGGCAAGACCACTGCGTGGCGGTGCTTGGTTGAAAACCTACCGGCTGATATAGATCTTGCCATCGTTCTCAACCCGCGCCTCAACGAGATAGAGCTACTGGAGACGATCTGCGATGAACTTGGCATCACCTACGAGCAAGGCAGCGGCATCAAAAACCTCAGCGATAAACTCAACCGACATTTATTGGAAACTTATGCAAACCATCGCCGCACTATAGTCATTGTTGAAGAGGCGCAAAATCTCAGTACTGAGGTATTAGAACAACTACGTTTGCTGACCAATCTGGAAACTAACGAAAGCAAGCTGTTGCAAATTATTTTAATAGGGCAACCTGAACTATCAGACAAAATAGCTGCACCTGAATTACGCCAACTGCGCCAACGGATCATTGCCCGTTTTCATCTAAAGCCCTTTGCTGCCAAAGATGTACGAGCATATATAAACCATCGCCTATCTATCGCCGGCGCATCGCCACGCTTATACTCTGATGCGGCGGTGCGCAGGTTGGTTAAGCATAGCCGTGGCATTCCACGAGTCATTAACCTGATCTGTGATAGAGCATTACTCGGATGTTATTCTGAAGAGCGTGGCTATGTTGATGCAACGATGATAGATCGGGCTGCGAAAGAGGTATTAGGGCAACCCATACACCCACTACACAAACAGTCCGGCAAGCCGACTATTTACAACAATAACTTTGTCCGTCCGGCCGTTGCCGCGGTTGGAGCAGTGGCGATTATTGCTGTTGCCGCACTGTTGGCACCGCCTTATTTTCCCATTTTGTTTAATGACAACCGACTATCCGGCAATATGGTTGAACACTCTTTGGACATAATGGAGAGCGGTTTAGACAAAATCGGGCTAGCCAATATGGTCGAAACGATGCGCGAAGATGACGATGTTATCGCCAACGATGTACAACCAACTGATACTGCCACCGCCGAGAATGGCACGATAAAAACGGCTACCTATCGAGTAGCACTAGATTTATCTGAACCTTCAGAGAGTGCAACTGCGTCTGCACCTTGGCAAAACAGTTTAGCAATAGCGGCGCGCCAACAAGATCCATATCGGACCCTGTTTAATCTGTGGAACATTAACTTGCCGGAGATGTTGGAACAATCACCTTGCGAATACGCATTGCGGCATCAACTCGATTGTTGGCATCGGCGCGGGAACATCAGCAGCATCAAGCGTGTCAACCGCCCAGCCCTGCTCAAAATGATTTCCACCGAAGGACAGCTGTTTCAAGCAGTCTTAAAATCTATCAATGGAGCGAACCAATTGCAACTAACCGCAGCCAATAAAACCATTGAGATAAATGAGAACGAACTAGATGATGTCTGGACTGGTGAATACACTTTGTTATGGAAGCGACCACAAAATTACCGAGACACGATTTATCCGGGCGACACTGATCAAACGGTAGGCTGGTTAACCGAACAGTTTACCAGTTTGCCGGGCTACGGGCCGCCGATAGCAGAATCTTCCTTTTACGACTATGATTTGGAAAGCCGCATCAGACTATTACAAAAACGCTGCGGGCTTTTTGTTGACGGGTTGATTGGTAAAGAAACCTTGATAAAAATAAACACGCTCACTGGAAAACCACCACAACTGCAAAGCGGTGAAGGTTGTTTGGGGGTCGGTTAG
- a CDS encoding general secretion pathway protein GspB — MSFILSALKKVENKRNLGAAPDISAIQVQSYDYADNHRYRISVVLATIGVTAVVIFTGLWLYKTLPEPIATEPNIPTRIATPSAADTILQTDSSPQINRPPVAATPPSAAAAVPPSVVRNNLTPAAQTYYPPAQQPAINNATVAPQLYQNPVETPDLEPLPVGIVNYEELPNGLRKRIPNIQLSAHIHSDLRPQARKVIINGVALREGQRLSDDLTVHQINADGAVMDFQGTLFLLGKNSIFN; from the coding sequence ATGTCTTTTATTTTATCGGCACTAAAAAAAGTAGAAAACAAGCGTAACTTAGGTGCGGCTCCTGATATTTCAGCGATACAAGTACAAAGCTACGACTATGCTGACAATCATCGCTACCGTATCAGTGTCGTGTTAGCCACTATCGGAGTCACCGCAGTAGTTATTTTCACCGGATTGTGGCTTTATAAAACCTTGCCAGAACCTATAGCCACCGAACCAAATATCCCTACACGCATAGCCACACCTTCAGCTGCTGATACGATATTACAGACGGATAGTTCGCCGCAAATTAATCGACCGCCTGTTGCGGCAACACCACCATCGGCAGCGGCTGCCGTACCACCTTCTGTTGTGCGCAACAATCTTACACCGGCAGCACAAACATACTATCCGCCTGCTCAGCAACCAGCCATAAACAATGCGACTGTAGCACCGCAGTTATATCAAAACCCAGTTGAAACACCCGACTTAGAACCTTTACCAGTCGGTATCGTCAATTACGAGGAATTACCTAACGGCTTGCGAAAGCGTATTCCCAATATCCAACTATCGGCACATATACACTCAGATTTACGTCCTCAGGCGCGCAAAGTCATTATCAACGGTGTAGCACTGCGTGAGGGGCAAAGACTGAGCGACGATCTTACAGTGCACCAAATCAACGCCGACGGTGCGGTGATGGATTTCCAAGGTACCCTGTTTTTGCTTGGCAAAAACAGCATATTTAACTAA
- the gspE gene encoding type II secretion system ATPase GspE codes for MDARLPFSFAQRHGIFVAPTEEQEIVLYCRADTQLPALQEARRLYKREFAIRILETGEFDQQLQKNYANQSGSLSIMDDVQESVMGMDEVAAAFDEPEDLLSNEDDAPVIKMLNAIFFEAIREKASDIHIEPYERELHIRFRLNGVLRTILTSSAKLTPLLVSRIKVLARLDIAEKRLPQDGRITVRLGGRNVDLRVSTLPSSYGERVVLRVLDKQTEHIGLNELGMKEDLKAYFKSLINRPHGIVLVTGPTGSGKTTTLYAALAEVDRHQRNIMTIEDPIEYNFEGISQTQVNTKADMTFARGLRAILRQDPDVVLIGEIRDSETATIATQASLTGHLVLSTLHTNTAIGAITRLGDMGVEPFLLTATLQGILAQRLVRRLCSDCREAYIPDEEELRFSGLNIELFKDQTIYRPKGCEKCSHTGYTGRFGLYDLVTIDDELKQMVHDGASEIEMRRHVYKNNKDLRKIGCEYILQGDTTLEEVIAVTIE; via the coding sequence ATGGACGCTCGGTTACCCTTTTCTTTTGCCCAACGCCACGGCATCTTCGTTGCGCCGACTGAAGAACAAGAGATAGTACTTTATTGCCGAGCTGACACCCAATTGCCAGCACTGCAAGAAGCCAGACGGTTGTACAAACGAGAATTTGCGATACGCATTTTAGAGACTGGAGAGTTTGATCAACAACTGCAAAAGAATTATGCCAACCAGTCTGGCAGTCTGTCGATAATGGATGATGTGCAAGAAAGCGTTATGGGTATGGACGAAGTCGCCGCAGCTTTTGACGAACCCGAAGACCTGCTGAGCAACGAGGACGATGCGCCAGTTATTAAAATGCTCAATGCGATCTTCTTCGAAGCGATACGCGAAAAAGCATCTGATATACACATCGAACCGTACGAGCGAGAGCTACATATACGTTTCCGCCTAAACGGCGTGTTGCGTACCATTCTCACCTCGTCGGCGAAGCTCACTCCGCTGCTGGTCTCGCGCATCAAAGTTTTAGCAAGACTGGACATCGCCGAAAAACGACTACCCCAAGACGGGCGTATCACCGTGCGCTTAGGCGGACGCAATGTTGACTTACGAGTATCTACACTGCCATCCAGCTATGGTGAACGGGTGGTCTTGCGAGTACTCGACAAACAAACCGAACATATCGGCTTGAACGAACTCGGCATGAAAGAAGACCTCAAAGCTTATTTTAAGAGCCTTATCAATCGTCCGCACGGTATCGTGCTGGTTACTGGTCCCACTGGTTCTGGCAAAACCACAACTCTGTACGCTGCGCTTGCCGAAGTAGATCGCCATCAACGCAACATCATGACTATAGAAGACCCCATAGAATACAACTTTGAAGGAATTAGCCAAACCCAAGTCAACACCAAAGCCGATATGACTTTTGCGCGCGGCTTGCGGGCAATTTTAAGACAAGATCCAGATGTTGTGCTAATCGGTGAGATTAGAGACAGTGAGACCGCAACCATTGCAACCCAAGCGAGTCTAACTGGACACTTAGTGCTTTCAACACTGCACACCAATACCGCAATTGGTGCGATTACCCGCTTAGGCGATATGGGTGTAGAACCCTTTCTATTGACCGCCACGCTGCAGGGCATACTCGCCCAACGGCTAGTGCGCCGACTATGCTCGGATTGCCGAGAAGCCTATATCCCAGACGAAGAAGAACTGCGCTTCTCAGGATTAAATATCGAACTATTCAAAGACCAAACCATCTATAGGCCTAAAGGCTGTGAAAAGTGTAGCCACACCGGCTACACTGGGCGCTTTGGGTTATATGACCTAGTTACCATAGACGACGAACTCAAGCAGATGGTGCACGACGGTGCAAGCGAAATAGAAATGAGACGGCATGTCTACAAAAATAACAAAGATCTACGCAAAATCGGCTGTGAATATATCCTGCAAGGCGATACTACCTTAGAGGAAGTTATTGCCGTCACCATAGAATAG
- a CDS encoding DUF2282 domain-containing protein: protein MNKRHLFIATLASLSALSATAHGVPDAPKEWEKCAGISKANMNDCGALDGSHSCGGQAKADNLDIEWIYVPAGTCEKITGGQIAATKPAK, encoded by the coding sequence ATGAACAAAAGGCATTTATTTATTGCGACTTTAGCCAGCTTGAGTGCGCTGTCAGCTACTGCACATGGGGTCCCGGACGCTCCTAAAGAATGGGAAAAATGTGCCGGTATTTCTAAAGCCAATATGAACGATTGCGGCGCATTAGACGGTTCACATAGCTGTGGTGGACAAGCTAAGGCTGACAATCTGGATATTGAATGGATCTATGTGCCGGCCGGCACCTGTGAGAAAATCACTGGCGGACAAATTGCAGCAACCAAACCCGCTAAGTAA
- a CDS encoding DUF692 domain-containing protein — protein MQQPNPLSKQSANNLSTEECSGVGLGLRPLHLAEVLKHNPVVPWFEVHICNYLNKGLNHKQLYRIRQDYPVSFHGVNLNLGGSDPLDYDYINKLKSAVALYQPALISEHACFTTHQNHHFHDLMPIPYTSEAVENMASRIIIVQDILEQRILIENVSRYFNYGESELSEGEFLATVCAEAKCDLLVDLNNAYVNQHNLGEDLDDFIAQLPNERIKEIHLAGYSAQEDFLIDTHSASVSDEVWQCYRKFCAYNNTVPCLIEWDSNLPSFEVLMEQRLIAERIINCSTKQSVASSH, from the coding sequence TTGCAGCAACCAAACCCGCTAAGTAAACAATCGGCTAACAACCTATCTACTGAAGAGTGTAGCGGCGTCGGCTTAGGCCTTCGCCCGTTGCATTTGGCCGAAGTACTGAAGCACAACCCTGTAGTGCCGTGGTTTGAAGTACACATCTGCAATTACTTAAATAAGGGACTTAATCATAAACAGCTCTATCGCATACGCCAAGACTACCCGGTTAGCTTTCACGGTGTCAACCTCAACCTAGGCGGCAGTGATCCACTGGATTACGATTATATAAACAAACTAAAATCCGCAGTAGCTTTATACCAGCCGGCACTCATATCCGAACACGCCTGCTTTACCACTCACCAAAATCACCATTTTCACGACCTGATGCCTATACCTTATACTTCGGAGGCGGTAGAAAATATGGCAAGCCGCATCATAATAGTTCAAGATATACTGGAGCAAAGGATTCTGATAGAAAATGTGTCTCGTTATTTCAATTATGGTGAGAGCGAATTAAGTGAAGGTGAGTTTTTAGCCACGGTATGCGCAGAAGCCAAATGCGATCTGCTAGTTGATTTGAATAACGCTTATGTTAATCAACACAACCTTGGTGAGGACCTAGACGATTTTATAGCCCAACTACCTAACGAGAGAATCAAAGAAATTCACCTGGCGGGTTATAGTGCGCAAGAGGACTTTTTAATAGACACGCACAGCGCGTCGGTATCCGACGAAGTTTGGCAATGTTATAGAAAATTCTGTGCTTACAACAATACGGTACCGTGTCTGATTGAATGGGATAGCAACCTGCCATCGTTTGAAGTATTAATGGAACAAAGGCTAATCGCCGAGCGAATTATCAACTGTAGCACAAAGCAATCCGTAGCATCCAGTCATTGA
- a CDS encoding putative DNA-binding domain-containing protein: MSKVTPPSDYAESLRNFCAAVLKNNEQVTVYSNNYRAAHIRALQNIYLTVQLYLEPKIFSALAVVYVKHYPSTQWDLNIYGDSFHELLAAQTQGGKAKEADWSLLAMIARLEYAIGRAYYGYAKDERLSPYDRTIDNSGEFLFRLRQQHPYTRIAENLDINRDLVIRCIDSKIYLNNVD; this comes from the coding sequence TTGAGCAAAGTAACCCCTCCCTCCGACTATGCTGAATCTCTACGCAACTTCTGTGCTGCTGTTCTAAAAAATAACGAACAAGTTACCGTCTACAGCAATAATTATCGCGCTGCCCATATTCGGGCACTGCAAAATATTTATTTGACTGTACAACTATATTTAGAACCGAAGATCTTCTCAGCACTGGCTGTGGTCTATGTAAAACACTATCCATCTACACAGTGGGACTTAAACATATACGGTGACAGTTTCCATGAACTGCTCGCCGCCCAAACTCAAGGCGGTAAAGCAAAAGAAGCCGATTGGTCATTACTAGCGATGATTGCTCGCCTAGAATACGCTATTGGGCGTGCTTATTACGGCTATGCGAAAGATGAACGATTGTCGCCATACGATAGAACCATTGACAATAGCGGAGAATTTCTTTTCCGACTAAGGCAACAACATCCGTATACTAGAATTGCCGAGAATTTAGACATCAATAGAGACTTAGTCATTCGGTGTATCGATTCAAAAATTTATCTAAATAATGTCGACTAA
- the rpsF gene encoding 30S ribosomal protein S6, producing MQHYEIVFLVHPDQSPKVPKMIQQYKSTIKSSNGKVHRLENWGLRQLAYPIDKVSKAHYVLMNIECTSEVRKEITDSFQFSNEVLRNLILRREQPILDPSPVQQAMEEAEAHKKATELKQSKEQDLAADDQSTATPTAKSEQKTTEQENVKDNVDTEVATATENIKPTASDTQKPKETPPT from the coding sequence ATGCAACATTACGAAATAGTATTTTTGGTGCACCCTGATCAGAGTCCCAAAGTGCCAAAAATGATTCAGCAGTATAAATCTACCATAAAGTCCTCCAACGGCAAGGTACATCGCCTTGAAAACTGGGGGCTTCGACAGCTTGCTTATCCCATAGATAAAGTAAGCAAAGCACATTATGTGCTGATGAATATAGAGTGTACATCCGAGGTTCGTAAAGAGATTACCGACTCTTTTCAATTTAGCAATGAAGTATTAAGAAACCTGATTTTAAGGCGCGAACAACCGATCCTTGATCCTTCTCCAGTGCAGCAAGCGATGGAAGAAGCCGAAGCACATAAAAAGGCTACTGAATTAAAGCAAAGTAAGGAACAAGACTTAGCTGCCGATGATCAATCAACGGCTACACCAACGGCGAAATCTGAACAAAAGACTACCGAACAAGAGAATGTAAAGGATAATGTGGACACGGAAGTTGCCACTGCAACGGAAAATATAAAACCAACTGCATCCGATACTCAAAAACCTAAGGAAACACCACCGACATAG
- the rpsR gene encoding 30S ribosomal protein S18, whose translation MLIQQKSKKYRYFTKENYQQIDYKNIELLKEYISDTGKIIPQRVTGTRAMYQSKLSNAIKLARYLALLPYTDKQGQA comes from the coding sequence ATGCTGATACAGCAAAAAAGTAAAAAATACCGTTACTTTACAAAAGAGAACTATCAGCAGATAGACTATAAGAATATAGAACTCTTGAAAGAATACATCTCCGATACTGGTAAAATTATTCCGCAGCGAGTAACGGGTACTAGAGCGATGTATCAAAGCAAGTTGTCCAACGCTATTAAGCTAGCGCGCTATCTAGCATTGCTACCGTATACCGATAAACAAGGACAGGCATAA
- the rplI gene encoding 50S ribosomal protein L9 translates to MEVILIDKIKNLGDIGDLVEVRCGYARNYLIPYQKAKFATEENRLEIEQRRAEYEKQVSEERAAAKQLGDKLEDLELSLVVQAMEDGQLYGSVSAAEIADMIVQKCGVEIKKQDINFPQGQIRTIGSHPVIFSLHSDVQIQTQLQVIAAQSSGDKNNTKQQQPKNDSSQQSAEQPETGSD, encoded by the coding sequence ATGGAAGTGATTTTAATAGACAAAATTAAAAATTTAGGTGATATAGGCGACCTTGTGGAAGTGCGCTGTGGGTATGCACGAAACTACTTGATCCCTTACCAGAAAGCCAAATTTGCAACTGAAGAGAATCGTTTAGAGATTGAACAACGGCGCGCCGAATACGAGAAGCAGGTATCAGAAGAACGCGCAGCAGCTAAGCAACTTGGTGATAAGCTAGAAGATTTAGAACTCAGCCTTGTCGTTCAAGCTATGGAGGATGGACAGTTATACGGTTCGGTATCGGCCGCTGAAATCGCTGATATGATTGTGCAAAAATGTGGGGTGGAAATAAAGAAACAAGACATTAATTTTCCTCAGGGTCAAATACGTACTATTGGTTCACACCCAGTAATATTCAGTCTGCATAGTGATGTGCAAATACAAACTCAACTGCAAGTAATAGCAGCCCAGAGTTCAGGTGACAAAAATAATACCAAGCAACAGCAACCTAAAAATGATTCATCCCAACAATCCGCTGAGCAACCGGAAACCGGTAGCGATTAA
- the dnaB gene encoding replicative DNA helicase — protein MEDFHLDKSTSDARIPPHSTEAEQAVIGGLLLDSEAFDKIADFLSLGDFYEKRNRTLYDAICRLNHRGEPCDFITVSNFLKNSKNLDEHTLSYLASLVKETPSAARIRAYAEIVRKHATKRRLIRAATEVIERAYDKSSEDNQDLLSYAENLILSVSEENQKSNEILSLVELSKIVYDRICERSESNDAITGMPTGFNIIDEKTNGLQKGDLIIIAGRPSMGKTSLALNIAEHIAIEKTQGTVVIFSMEMSSEQIVSRLFSSVAKINQMNMKSGQLNNAEWASLTKWCGLFKKASLYIDDSNALTPLEICSRVRRLKHEHDDLALVIVDYLQLMHTGRNVENRATEISGISRALKSLARETNVPIVALSQLNRNIESRPKSKPQMSDLRESGAIEQDADLIMVIYPEYEDTYQEETPERSGSIVNIDVVKQRNGPTFNTKLTFIGMHTRFENYVSEDSIETMSNPQPMSEPKPIAHYRDM, from the coding sequence ATGGAAGATTTTCATCTAGATAAAAGTACTTCAGATGCTCGTATTCCTCCACACTCAACAGAAGCCGAACAAGCGGTTATCGGAGGGTTACTTTTAGACAGTGAGGCGTTTGATAAAATTGCCGACTTTCTCAGTCTAGGAGACTTCTACGAAAAACGCAACCGTACTTTATACGATGCAATTTGTCGTTTGAACCATCGCGGCGAACCTTGTGATTTTATTACTGTATCCAACTTTCTAAAAAATTCAAAGAATCTGGATGAACATACTCTGTCTTATTTAGCATCACTGGTTAAAGAAACACCAAGTGCCGCACGCATAAGGGCATATGCTGAAATTGTCCGTAAACACGCCACCAAGCGCAGGCTTATCCGTGCTGCCACCGAAGTTATAGAACGAGCCTATGATAAGAGCAGCGAAGACAATCAGGATCTGCTAAGCTATGCCGAGAACCTAATACTGAGTGTGTCGGAGGAAAATCAAAAGAGCAACGAAATCTTATCGCTTGTCGAATTAAGCAAAATAGTATACGACCGAATATGCGAGCGCTCAGAGTCGAATGATGCTATAACTGGTATGCCAACTGGCTTCAACATCATCGACGAGAAAACCAACGGGCTACAAAAGGGCGATTTAATCATTATTGCCGGACGGCCTTCTATGGGTAAAACGAGCTTGGCGTTGAATATCGCTGAGCACATAGCAATTGAGAAAACCCAAGGAACGGTGGTAATATTCAGTATGGAAATGTCCTCTGAACAAATTGTCAGCCGATTGTTCTCTTCAGTTGCAAAAATCAACCAAATGAATATGAAAAGCGGCCAATTGAACAATGCCGAATGGGCAAGCCTGACGAAATGGTGTGGTCTTTTTAAGAAAGCCTCTCTGTATATAGACGACAGCAATGCATTGACACCATTAGAAATCTGTTCACGGGTTAGGCGGCTAAAACACGAACACGACGACCTTGCTTTAGTCATAGTTGATTATCTGCAGTTGATGCACACTGGTAGAAATGTTGAGAATCGTGCCACTGAAATATCGGGTATTTCCCGAGCATTGAAATCACTCGCTAGAGAAACAAATGTGCCAATCGTAGCCTTGTCTCAGCTTAATCGAAATATTGAAAGTAGGCCAAAAAGTAAGCCACAAATGTCTGACTTACGCGAGTCGGGTGCTATAGAACAAGACGCTGACCTCATTATGGTCATATACCCCGAATACGAAGACACCTATCAAGAAGAGACACCTGAAAGAAGCGGCAGTATCGTTAACATAGATGTAGTAAAGCAACGCAATGGTCCGACATTCAATACTAAACTAACATTCATAGGTATGCATACCCGTTTTGAGAATTATGTTTCAGAAGACTCCATAGAGACTATGAGTAATCCGCAGCCGATGTCTGAACCAAAACCAATCGCACATTACAGAGACATGTAG
- the alr gene encoding alanine racemase, protein MIRSLTKRLNIQALKNNYDYLRDICASAKVIAVIKSEAYGHGLLRVAKALGYADSLAVAFVSEGIALRRAGITNKIIILQGAHELQDIQLASDYNLTLVVHCRRQIDILKQNHNLGVECWIKFDTGMHRLGFRLSQHKNVVPKVLGLRGLRNPPVLMSHFSCSDSNEQLTRAQLQKFDELCAYYEKEGLQASIANSAAALSLPESHKDWVRAGLAVYGVTAKNTPITHKNKLTPVMHLTAPVIAVRNFEKGDRLGYNGEYICKKKTRAAIIGTGYGDGYPWHAISGTPIWLSDKRCHIAGRVSMDMITVDATGVDPSIGDNVELWGEHISVGEIAECASTIPYELLCSVSSTATILT, encoded by the coding sequence ATGATTCGCTCTCTCACCAAACGCTTAAATATACAGGCACTTAAAAATAACTACGATTACCTGAGAGATATTTGTGCGTCCGCTAAAGTAATCGCAGTAATCAAGTCGGAAGCGTACGGACACGGCCTGCTGAGAGTTGCCAAAGCACTGGGATACGCAGATAGCTTGGCGGTAGCATTCGTCAGCGAAGGCATCGCACTGCGTCGTGCTGGTATTACAAATAAAATCATCATCCTGCAAGGCGCACACGAACTGCAAGATATACAACTGGCTAGCGATTATAACCTGACATTGGTTGTGCATTGCCGACGACAGATTGACATCTTAAAACAAAACCACAATTTAGGAGTTGAATGCTGGATTAAATTTGATACTGGTATGCACCGTTTGGGCTTTCGTTTATCACAACATAAAAATGTGGTACCTAAAGTGCTTGGTTTACGCGGTCTACGCAATCCACCCGTATTAATGTCGCATTTTTCCTGCTCCGACAGCAATGAACAACTCACTAGAGCACAGTTGCAAAAATTCGACGAACTTTGCGCTTATTATGAAAAAGAAGGTTTGCAAGCATCAATCGCCAATTCTGCGGCGGCATTAAGTTTACCCGAATCCCATAAGGATTGGGTTAGAGCAGGGCTCGCAGTTTACGGAGTAACAGCTAAAAATACTCCTATTACACATAAAAATAAACTGACCCCAGTAATGCACTTAACCGCTCCGGTTATCGCCGTTCGTAATTTTGAAAAGGGTGATCGCTTAGGCTACAACGGTGAATATATATGTAAGAAAAAGACCCGCGCCGCTATTATAGGCACTGGTTACGGAGATGGTTATCCATGGCATGCAATTTCAGGAACACCGATTTGGCTATCGGATAAGCGGTGTCATATAGCAGGGCGTGTGTCTATGGATATGATTACGGTGGATGCAACAGGTGTAGACCCATCTATAGGCGATAATGTCGAACTATGGGGAGAGCATATTTCGGTCGGCGAAATTGCCGAATGTGCTTCTACTATCCCCTACGAATTATTATGTTCGGTCAGTTCAACCGCGACTATACTGACATAA
- a CDS encoding sulfotransferase: protein MSTGTKSEYSLSLIEEIEEEYFSKLHTIVLTIGFHRSGSSLVGYLLTAHPNIVMGHEPNIRKYHSDLKLLLFRVLYVDRDRFTRAEAKQKIGINKIVLPAYEVQPHTANHAERYVLVPNQWQNRCESLEVLGIKQSYSTVQLFNDKKTFKEFTKAVEKRGISLKFIFTVRNPYDMIVPKKRTLNDQITTYEKHAPICKDLLSRIQTESVFMNKHEDMVANPKDQLTKLCHFLKVEADQNYLNDCVSAVCPTPRENRYKSDWSAEQKERVAKLIEHYDFFSGYSWAS, encoded by the coding sequence ATGTCTACTGGCACAAAAAGCGAATACAGCCTATCCTTAATAGAGGAAATAGAAGAGGAGTATTTTAGCAAGTTACATACAATAGTATTGACCATAGGTTTTCATAGGAGCGGATCTTCTCTAGTCGGTTATTTATTAACTGCACATCCCAATATTGTTATGGGGCATGAACCCAATATAAGAAAGTACCACTCAGACCTCAAGCTATTACTATTTCGTGTTTTATATGTTGATAGAGATAGGTTCACTAGAGCAGAAGCAAAGCAAAAAATAGGCATCAATAAAATAGTATTGCCTGCATACGAAGTTCAGCCGCATACAGCTAATCATGCTGAACGTTATGTTCTTGTTCCGAATCAATGGCAAAATCGCTGCGAATCCCTGGAAGTGTTGGGTATTAAACAATCTTATAGCACAGTACAGCTTTTCAATGATAAAAAAACATTCAAAGAATTCACTAAGGCTGTTGAAAAGAGGGGAATATCACTGAAGTTTATTTTCACGGTGCGTAATCCCTATGATATGATAGTGCCTAAAAAAAGAACACTGAATGATCAAATTACAACTTATGAGAAGCATGCCCCAATTTGCAAAGATCTTCTCAGCCGGATACAAACAGAAAGTGTATTTATGAATAAACATGAAGATATGGTGGCTAACCCCAAAGATCAATTAACTAAGTTATGCCATTTCTTAAAAGTTGAAGCCGATCAAAATTATTTGAATGATTGCGTATCGGCAGTTTGCCCAACCCCAAGAGAGAACCGCTATAAATCTGATTGGTCTGCAGAACAAAAGGAAAGGGTTGCAAAGCTAATAGAACATTACGATTTCTTCTCAGGATACAGCTGGGCGTCTTGA